One window of Camelina sativa cultivar DH55 chromosome 4, Cs, whole genome shotgun sequence genomic DNA carries:
- the LOC104783771 gene encoding zinc finger MYM-type protein 1-like, with the protein MRQGQSIKHALQKQTDVMKDEYRVRLSASIDVSRHLLHQGLPFRGHDETEDSTNKGNFLELLKYTAGQNEIVRKVVLKNAPKNNQMTSPPVQKDIVHCFAEEVTKSVIQEIGNDVFGLLVDESADVSDKEQMAVVFRFVDKYGIVKERFVGISHVKETSSLSLKIAIDSLFAKHGLSLKKVKGQGYDGASNMKGEFNGLRSLILKESSSVYYVHCFAHQLQLVVVAVAKKHFEVGDFFDMVSLLLNVVGASCKRKDMLRESYRKKIEEGISNGEIKTGTGLNQELSLQRPTNTRWGSHYRTLLRLVDLFSCIIEVLEYIQDEGVDTTKRRQAYGLLKYFHTFDFAFYLQLTLHILGHTDSLSKALQRRDQDILNAISLVASTKRQLQKLSDDG; encoded by the coding sequence ATGAGACAAGGTCAGTCTATCAAACATGCTTTACAGAAGCAAACTGATGTTATGAAAGATGAGTATCGAGTTCGGCTGAGTGCTTCAATTGATGTTTCTAGACATTTGTTACATCAAGGATTACCTTTTCGTGGCCATGACGAGACAGAAGATTCAACAAATAAAGGTAATTTTTTGGAGCTTCTCAAATATACTGCTGGCCAAAATGAGATTGTGAGAAAAGTTGTGTTGAAGAATGCCCCTAAAAATAATCAGATGACATCTCCTCCAGTTCAAAAAGATATTGTGCACTGCTTTGCAGAAGAAGTAACTAAATCTGTTATCCAAGAAATTGGTAACGATGTCTTTGGCTTATTGGTAGATGAATCAGCTGATGTTTCAGACAAAGAGCAGATGGCTGTGGTTTTTCGCTTTGTTGATAAGTATGGaatagtaaaagaaagatttgttgGCATTAGTCATGTGAAGGAGACATCTTCTTTATCTCTGAAGATTGCTATTGATTCTTTGTTTGCCAAACATGGATTGAGTTTGAAAAAGGTGAAAGGACAAGGTTACGATGGAGCTAGCAACATGAAAGGAGAATTCAATGGATTGAGGTCACTGATTTTGAAAGAAAGTAGTTCAGTGTATTATGTTCATTGCTTTGCCCATCAATTGCAGTTAGTTGTTGTGGCGGtagcaaaaaaacattttgaagttGGAGACTTTTTTGATATGGTTTCTCTCTTATTGAATGTGGTTGGGGCTTCTTGCAAGAGAAAAGACATGCTTCGGGAAAGCTATcgcaaaaaaattgaagaagggATTAGTAATGGTGAAATTAAGACTGGAACTGGGTTAAATCAGGAGCTTTCACTTCAACGGCCTACAAATACTCGCTGGGGTTCACATTATAGGACTTTACTACGGcttgttgatttgttttcttgtattattGAGGTTCTTGAATATATTCAGGATGAGGGCGTAGATACAACCAAAAGGAGACAAGCATATGGCCTCCTCAAATACTTTCATACCTTTGATTTTGCTTTCTATCTCCAGTTAACCTTACATATTTTGGGGCACACTGATAGCTTATCCAAGGCTTTACagagaagagatcaagatatcTTGAATGCTATTTCATTGGTGGCATCTACTAAGCGACAACTGCAGAAGCTTAGTGATGATGGATAG
- the LOC104783772 gene encoding MATH domain and coiled-coil domain-containing protein At3g44790-like, with protein MGNEEAADKKFTWVIKNFSSLESACLTIHSDEFVIAGCKWRLMAYPKGFQNASHLSLYLMVATRKTLPCGWRRHVKFRLTVVNQLSGLLSQQRDKEQWFDQNVTLSGNHKMLLLTKLYAKKSGFLVNDGVKITAEVDVLEVIGELDVSDASKIVIHPPKRIKLNDHGASVKESINVYGFQVLPSQAESVKRILERHPDMTLEFRVKNQHMRTSCINLLLNIIETLCQALQDFSFDDLSQAKKALTYLKDSGFKVDWLERKVEDVKKKKMEEQFGKTRMQELEKELKVFKQKCSDIEALLEKEKEELNNLKLKCSETEALLGKETKVLAAARAAPLTLDDFF; from the exons ATGGGGAATGAAGAAGCAGCTGATAAGAAATTCACTTGGGTGATTAAGAATTTCTCATCTCTGGAATCTGCGTGCTTGACCATTCATTCTGATGAATTTGTGATCGCTGGCTGCAAAtg GCGTCTTATGGCCTATCCAAAGGGATTTCAGAATGCTAGTCATTTGTCTTTGTATCTGATGGTTGCTACTCGTAAAACTTTGCCTTGTGGATGGAGAAGACACGTAAAATTTCGCCTAACTGTTGTCAATCAACTCTCCGGTCTACTCTCCCAACAACGAG ATAAAGAACAATGGTTTGATCAAAATGTTACTCTTTCTGGGAATCATAAAATGCTCCTCCTTACCAAACTTTATGCCAAGAAAAGTGGATTTCTTGTTAACGATGGAGTCAAGATTACTGCGGAGGTAGATGTTCTTGAAGTTATTGGCGAATTAGACGTTTCAGATGCATCTAAAATTGTAATTCATCCTCCGAAAAGGATAAAGCTTAACGATCATGGTGCTTCCGTAAAGGAAAGCATTAATGTCTACGGGTTTCAAGTTCTTCCTTCACAG GCGGAATCTGTGAAACGTATATTGGAAAGACACCCGGATATGACACTAGAGTTCCGAGTAAAGAACCAACATATGAGAACGTCATGCATAAATCTCCTTCTCAACATAATAGAGACGTTGTGCCAGGCACTGCAAGACTTTTCCTTTGATGACTTAAGCCAAGCAAAGAAAGCATTAACATACCTGAAGGATTCGGGGTTTAAGGTGGATTGGTTGGAACGTAAGGTGGAGGacgtaaagaaaaagaagatggaaGAGCAGTTTGGTAAGACTCGGATGCAAGAATTAGAGAAAGAGCTTAAGGTCTTTAAGCAGAAGTGCTCAGACATAGAAGCTCTactggagaaagagaaggaagaactgAACAACTTGAAGCTAAAGTGCTCAGAAACGGAGGCCTTGCTGGGAAAAGAGACAAAGGTGTTGGCCGCCGCCAGAGCTGCTCCTCTAACGTTGGATGATTTTTTCTGA